A region of Nocardioides sp. JS614 DNA encodes the following proteins:
- the recR gene encoding recombination mediator RecR, protein MYEGVVQDLIDELGRLPGVGPKGAQRIAFHLLQADPADVRRLADVLLEVKAKVKFCSICFNVSQDDQCRICRDPRRDPSVLCVVEEYKDVVAIERTREFRGRYHVLGGAISPIDGVGPEQLRIRELMVRLADGTITEVILATDPNLEGEATATYLTRMLKPLELRVTRLASGLPVGGDLEYADEVTLGRAFAGRRSADD, encoded by the coding sequence TTGTACGAGGGCGTCGTCCAGGACCTGATCGACGAGCTCGGTCGGCTGCCGGGCGTCGGTCCCAAGGGCGCGCAGCGGATCGCGTTCCACCTGTTGCAGGCCGACCCCGCCGACGTACGCCGCCTCGCCGATGTGCTGCTCGAGGTGAAGGCGAAGGTCAAGTTCTGCAGCATCTGCTTCAACGTCTCCCAGGACGACCAGTGCCGGATCTGCCGCGACCCGCGGCGCGACCCGTCGGTGCTGTGCGTGGTCGAGGAGTACAAGGACGTGGTCGCCATCGAGCGGACCCGTGAGTTCCGCGGCCGCTACCACGTGCTCGGCGGGGCCATCTCGCCGATCGACGGGGTCGGACCGGAGCAGCTGCGGATCCGGGAGCTGATGGTGCGGCTGGCCGACGGCACGATCACCGAGGTGATCCTGGCGACCGACCCCAACCTCGAGGGGGAGGCGACTGCGACCTACCTCACCCGGATGCTCAAGCCCCTGGAGTTGCGCGTGACGCGGCTTGCGAGTGGACTGCCAGTAGGCGGTGATCTGGAGTACGCCGACGAGGTGACCCTGGGCCGCGCGTTCGCAGGAAGGCGATCAGCAGATGACTGA
- a CDS encoding aspartate kinase codes for MGIVVQKYGGSSVADAAGIKRVAQRIVNTRKAGHDVVVVVSAMGDETDNLRDLAEQVTPLPPPRELDMLLTAGERISMALVAMAIAALGHEAKSFTGSQAGVITDSAHGKAKIIDITPGRIEKALKDGAIAIVAGFQGVSQDTKDVTTLGRGASDTTAVALAAALGAEVCEIYSDVDGVFTADPRIVPAARKLARVSTEEMLEMAASGAKILHLRCVEYARRYDMPIHVRSSFSQKEGTWVIPDSKAGEDEMEQAIIAGVAHDRSEAKITVVGVPDKVGEAARIFEALAATEVNLDMVVQNVSAAATGLTDISFTLPRADGQSAMGALARIQDEVGYDKLLYDDQIGKVSLIGAGMRSHPGITARFFASLAAAGVNIEMISTSEIRISVIVDEAQVDEAVRATHTAFDLDAEEVEAVVYGGTGR; via the coding sequence GTGGGCATTGTCGTCCAGAAGTACGGCGGATCGTCGGTCGCGGACGCCGCCGGCATCAAGCGGGTGGCCCAGCGGATCGTCAACACCCGCAAGGCCGGCCACGACGTCGTCGTGGTCGTCTCGGCCATGGGAGACGAGACCGACAACCTGCGCGATCTCGCCGAGCAGGTGACGCCGCTGCCGCCGCCGCGGGAGCTGGACATGCTGCTGACCGCCGGCGAGCGGATCTCGATGGCGCTGGTCGCGATGGCCATCGCCGCGCTCGGGCACGAGGCGAAGTCGTTCACCGGCTCGCAGGCGGGCGTGATCACCGACTCCGCCCACGGCAAGGCGAAGATCATCGACATCACGCCGGGCCGGATCGAGAAGGCCCTCAAGGACGGCGCCATCGCGATCGTCGCCGGCTTCCAGGGCGTCTCCCAGGACACCAAGGACGTCACCACGCTCGGCCGCGGCGCCTCGGACACGACCGCGGTCGCGCTCGCCGCCGCGCTCGGTGCCGAGGTCTGCGAGATCTACAGCGACGTCGACGGCGTCTTCACCGCGGACCCCCGGATCGTGCCCGCGGCCCGCAAGCTCGCCCGGGTCTCGACCGAGGAGATGCTGGAGATGGCGGCCTCGGGCGCCAAGATCCTGCACCTGCGGTGCGTCGAGTACGCCCGCCGTTACGACATGCCGATCCATGTGCGCTCCTCCTTCAGCCAGAAGGAAGGCACCTGGGTCATCCCGGACAGCAAGGCAGGAGAGGACGAGATGGAGCAGGCGATCATCGCCGGCGTCGCCCACGACCGGAGCGAGGCCAAGATCACCGTGGTCGGCGTGCCGGACAAGGTCGGCGAGGCGGCCCGGATCTTCGAGGCGCTGGCCGCGACCGAGGTCAACCTCGACATGGTCGTCCAGAACGTCTCCGCGGCGGCCACCGGCCTGACCGACATCTCCTTCACGCTGCCGCGCGCGGACGGGCAGAGCGCGATGGGCGCCCTGGCGCGGATCCAGGACGAGGTCGGCTACGACAAGCTGCTCTACGACGACCAGATCGGCAAGGTCTCGCTGATCGGGGCGGGCATGCGCTCCCACCCCGGCATCACCGCGCGCTTCTTCGCCTCACTCGCCGCGGCGGGCGTCAACATCGAGATGATCTCCACCTCCGAGATCCGGATCTCGGTGATCGTCGACGAGGCCCAGGTCGACGAGGCGGTGCGCGCCACGCACACCGCGTTCGACCTCGACGCCGAAGAGGTCGAGGCGGTCGTGTACGGCGGGACCGGTCGATGA
- a CDS encoding DNA polymerase III subunit gamma and tau, whose translation MESPLALYRRYRPETFAEVIGQAHVTEPLRVALANNRVNHAYLFSGPRGCGKTTSARILARALNCDQAPVADPCGECESCRDLARGGPGSIDVIEIDAASHGGVDDARDLREKAFFAPVRSKYKVYIIDEAHMVTTQGFNALLKLVEEPPPHLRFIFATTEPDKVLPTIRSRTHHYPFRLIPPRLLSSYLSELCAKEGVAIDPAALPLVVRAGGGSARDTLSVLDQLLGGAGPAGVTHELAAGLLGYTPDTLLDEVVDAFAAGDGAAVFRVVDKVVETGQDPRRFTEDLLRRLRDLVIVAAVPDAPATGLIDVSEDQGERLVAQAARFGAAELSRAADIAATGLTEMRGATAPRLLLELLCARILLPGADHATDGVLARLDRLEKRLTITGVPTPTAAAPAPPAQDRPTPPPARPAAPDPAAERPDPVAAPPPAAPPAPQAPPVSAPTAEPEPAAEPPMAEPPVAEQTSAEPAEPPPASAPAGAAGGLTLVDVRRLWPDIVDATKLRRRVAWMHLTQNCQVVGVDGQTLTLGFTNAGARDSFVNGGCDEVLRQAAIDVVGADWRIETIIDPGARADVPVVTTPAVPAADPAPAPEAGPPAEEAPQPRRTSDPESIAAAREAIQQTRAGDEPRPEGPDWAAADADAHPDDLDADQQGMSTAELLQRELGAQMIEEIRHQ comes from the coding sequence GTGGAGTCACCCCTCGCGCTGTACCGCCGCTACCGGCCCGAGACCTTCGCGGAGGTCATCGGGCAGGCCCACGTGACGGAGCCGCTGCGGGTGGCGCTGGCCAACAACCGGGTCAACCACGCCTACCTGTTCTCCGGACCGCGCGGCTGCGGGAAGACCACCTCGGCGCGGATCCTCGCCCGAGCCCTGAACTGCGACCAGGCACCGGTGGCCGACCCCTGCGGCGAGTGCGAGAGCTGCCGCGACCTGGCCCGCGGCGGTCCGGGCTCGATCGACGTCATCGAGATCGACGCCGCCTCGCACGGTGGCGTCGACGACGCGCGGGACCTGCGGGAGAAGGCGTTCTTCGCGCCGGTGCGCAGCAAGTACAAGGTCTACATCATCGACGAGGCCCACATGGTCACCACGCAGGGCTTCAACGCCCTGCTCAAGCTCGTCGAGGAGCCGCCGCCGCACCTGCGCTTCATCTTCGCGACCACCGAGCCGGACAAGGTGCTGCCGACGATCCGCTCGCGCACCCACCACTACCCGTTCCGGCTGATCCCGCCGCGGCTGCTCTCGTCGTACCTCTCCGAGCTGTGTGCCAAGGAGGGCGTGGCCATCGATCCTGCCGCGCTCCCGCTGGTCGTGCGGGCCGGTGGCGGATCGGCGCGCGACACCCTGTCGGTGCTCGACCAGCTGCTCGGTGGCGCCGGTCCCGCCGGCGTGACCCACGAGCTGGCAGCCGGCCTGCTCGGCTACACGCCCGACACGCTGCTCGACGAGGTCGTCGACGCGTTCGCGGCCGGTGACGGTGCGGCCGTGTTCCGCGTGGTCGACAAGGTCGTCGAGACCGGCCAGGACCCGCGCCGGTTCACCGAGGACCTGCTGCGCCGGCTGCGCGACCTGGTGATCGTCGCGGCGGTGCCCGACGCGCCCGCGACCGGGCTGATCGACGTCTCGGAGGACCAGGGCGAGCGGCTGGTGGCCCAGGCCGCCCGCTTCGGCGCCGCCGAGCTGAGCCGGGCCGCCGACATCGCCGCGACCGGGCTGACCGAGATGCGCGGCGCCACGGCGCCCCGCCTGCTGCTCGAGCTGCTCTGCGCCCGGATCCTGCTGCCGGGGGCCGACCACGCCACGGACGGGGTGCTGGCGCGGCTCGACCGGCTCGAGAAGCGGTTGACGATCACCGGCGTCCCGACCCCGACCGCCGCCGCGCCCGCGCCCCCCGCCCAGGACCGGCCGACCCCGCCGCCCGCACGCCCGGCCGCGCCGGACCCGGCGGCCGAGCGGCCCGACCCCGTGGCCGCGCCGCCGCCGGCTGCCCCGCCCGCGCCGCAAGCGCCTCCTGTCTCCGCGCCCACGGCTGAGCCGGAGCCGGCCGCCGAGCCGCCCATGGCCGAGCCGCCCGTCGCCGAGCAGACATCGGCCGAACCGGCCGAGCCGCCACCGGCGAGCGCTCCCGCGGGAGCCGCGGGTGGGTTGACGCTGGTCGACGTACGCCGGCTCTGGCCCGACATCGTCGACGCCACGAAGCTGCGCCGGCGGGTCGCCTGGATGCACCTCACCCAGAACTGCCAGGTCGTGGGGGTCGACGGCCAGACCCTGACCCTCGGGTTCACCAACGCGGGTGCGCGGGACTCCTTCGTCAACGGCGGCTGCGACGAGGTGCTGCGCCAGGCCGCCATCGACGTGGTCGGTGCCGACTGGCGGATCGAGACGATCATCGACCCCGGCGCGCGTGCGGATGTCCCGGTCGTGACCACCCCGGCGGTTCCCGCCGCGGACCCGGCGCCCGCGCCGGAGGCCGGCCCGCCGGCCGAGGAGGCCCCGCAGCCACGGCGCACGAGCGACCCCGAGTCGATCGCGGCCGCTCGGGAGGCGATCCAGCAGACCCGCGCCGGTGACGAGCCCCGGCCCGAGGGGCCGGACTGGGCGGCCGCCGACGCCGACGCCCACCCCGACGACCTCGACGCCGACCAGCAGGGCATGAGCACCGCCGAGCTGCTCCAGCGCGAGCTCGGCGCGCAGATGATCGAGGAGATCCGCCACCAGTGA
- a CDS encoding DUF5063 domain-containing protein — MTETTIDHETEEFAQQIADQVESFLIALQAIAREADGGRAISLLLLEISQVLLAGARLGAQRDFKPEGEYQPDVGPEPDLDEMRLRLASMLDSVDTYSFVFDPYVPDVVESQLSDDLTSIATDLENGLRHYRLGNVDEALWWWQFSYVASWGNLAGAALNALLSIVAHDRLDAEFTGEDEQLALADEMLEGGEPTAR, encoded by the coding sequence ATGACTGAGACCACGATCGACCACGAGACCGAGGAGTTCGCCCAGCAGATCGCCGACCAGGTCGAGAGCTTCCTGATCGCGTTGCAGGCCATCGCCCGCGAGGCCGACGGCGGCCGGGCGATCTCGCTGCTGCTGCTGGAGATCAGCCAGGTGCTGCTCGCGGGCGCCCGGCTGGGCGCGCAGCGCGACTTCAAGCCCGAGGGCGAGTACCAGCCCGACGTCGGGCCGGAGCCCGATCTCGACGAGATGCGGCTGCGGCTGGCGTCGATGCTCGACAGCGTCGACACCTACAGCTTCGTGTTCGACCCCTACGTCCCCGACGTGGTGGAGAGCCAGCTCTCCGACGACCTGACCAGCATCGCCACCGACCTCGAGAACGGGCTGCGCCACTACCGGCTCGGCAACGTCGACGAGGCGCTGTGGTGGTGGCAGTTCTCGTACGTCGCCTCCTGGGGCAACCTCGCGGGCGCCGCTCTCAACGCGCTGTTGTCGATCGTGGCGCACGACCGCCTGGACGCCGAGTTCACCGGCGAGGACGAGCAGCTCGCGCTCGCCGATGAGATGTTGGAGGGTGGCGAGCCCACCGCTCGGTAG
- a CDS encoding YbaB/EbfC family nucleoid-associated protein, whose translation MSQNPFEALGGGGFDMNALLQQAQQMQEQLQSAQERLTETVVDGTVAGGAVTVKVNGVGELVGVEIRAGGFDGSDPDDLSDLGDMIIAAYRDAKAQADALAGEALGPLAGGAEGLPGMPGQLGF comes from the coding sequence ATGAGCCAGAACCCCTTCGAAGCCCTTGGTGGCGGAGGGTTCGACATGAACGCCCTGCTGCAGCAGGCCCAGCAGATGCAGGAGCAGCTGCAGAGTGCCCAGGAGCGCCTCACCGAGACCGTCGTGGACGGCACCGTGGCCGGTGGCGCGGTGACCGTGAAGGTCAACGGCGTCGGCGAGCTGGTCGGTGTGGAGATCAGGGCCGGCGGCTTCGACGGCAGCGACCCCGACGACCTGTCCGACCTCGGTGACATGATCATCGCGGCCTACCGGGACGCCAAGGCCCAGGCCGACGCGCTCGCGGGCGAGGCCCTCGGCCCGCTGGCCGGCGGCGCCGAGGGGCTGCCCGGCATGCCGGGCCAGCTGGGGTTCTAG
- a CDS encoding aspartate-semialdehyde dehydrogenase, giving the protein MLNIGVVGATGQVGVAMRQILEERGFPVGDVRFFASARSAGTVLPFAGREVVVEDAATADPSGLDVALFSAGATTSRNLAPKFVDAGVIVVDNSSAFRKDPDIPLVVAEVNPDAARPVLEAGHGIIANPNCTTMAFMPVLKPLHDEAELVRLIASSYQAVSGSGVAGVEELATQVAAAGDKARELAYDGEAVTFPEPQKYARTIAYNVLPMAGSIVDDGLHETDEEQKLRNESRKILGIPDLRVSGTCVRVPVFTGHSLSLNVEFARPLSVDRALELLAGAPGVEVTDIPNPLQAAGKDPSYVGRVRQDGEHGLALFVANDNLRKGAALNTVQIAELLVAR; this is encoded by the coding sequence ATGCTGAACATCGGTGTCGTTGGTGCTACCGGGCAGGTCGGCGTCGCGATGCGCCAGATCCTCGAGGAGCGGGGCTTCCCGGTCGGCGACGTGCGCTTCTTCGCCTCCGCGCGCTCAGCCGGCACCGTGCTGCCGTTCGCCGGCCGCGAGGTGGTCGTCGAGGACGCCGCCACCGCCGACCCGAGCGGCCTCGATGTCGCCCTGTTCTCGGCCGGCGCCACCACGTCGCGCAATCTCGCGCCGAAGTTCGTCGACGCCGGCGTGATCGTCGTCGACAACTCCAGCGCGTTCCGCAAGGACCCCGACATCCCGCTCGTGGTCGCCGAGGTGAACCCGGACGCCGCCCGGCCCGTGCTCGAGGCCGGACACGGCATCATCGCGAACCCGAACTGCACCACGATGGCGTTCATGCCGGTCCTCAAGCCGCTGCACGACGAGGCGGAGCTGGTGCGACTGATCGCCTCGTCGTACCAGGCCGTGTCCGGCTCCGGCGTCGCCGGCGTCGAGGAGCTCGCGACCCAGGTCGCCGCCGCGGGCGACAAGGCGAGGGAGCTGGCGTACGACGGGGAGGCGGTGACGTTCCCCGAACCGCAGAAGTACGCGCGGACCATCGCCTACAACGTGCTGCCGATGGCCGGCTCGATCGTCGACGACGGGCTGCACGAGACCGACGAGGAGCAGAAGCTCCGCAACGAGTCCCGCAAGATCCTCGGCATCCCCGACCTGCGGGTCTCCGGGACCTGTGTCCGGGTGCCCGTGTTCACCGGCCACTCGCTGTCGCTGAACGTCGAGTTCGCGCGGCCGCTCTCCGTGGACCGGGCGCTCGAGCTGCTCGCCGGCGCCCCGGGCGTCGAGGTCACCGACATCCCGAACCCGCTCCAGGCGGCCGGCAAGGACCCCTCGTACGTCGGCCGGGTCCGCCAGGACGGCGAGCACGGGCTCGCGCTGTTCGTCGCCAACGACAACCTGCGCAAGGGCGCCGCGCTGAACACCGTGCAGATCGCGGAGCTCCTCGTCGCTCGTTGA
- a CDS encoding molybdopterin-dependent oxidoreductase translates to MMHPILQAATSSTELGFPWWLQVTHLVNFLFLGLLVRSGWEILASHPRLYWRNDCGPDTEWLKFTKDKVPSEIGAFTARDDQRDLHPLISLPGRAKIGIGRAWHGLITTLWVLNGLIYVVLLFGTGQWRRLIPTSWSVFPEAWDSLKIYAGFGVPSIEHFQPYDALQQLMYTFVVFVLAPLMIVTGPVMSPAVVGRYPWYPKLFGGRQAARSLHFLGMAFFVVFAVMHVALVLLVHREHNLVHMMMGEEYDAALVGQAVTRVIVGVVVVVALWIAASYVSLIDVRKSQRVLYGLQAPIKKLVLNPMTSRQRARQVFTEDDISPFHWVNTRPPDLSQSPEWLALRDGGFRDFRLEVGGLVREPRSFSLDELREIAAQDQITMHTCMQGWTGIAKWSGIPLREVLAQVEPLEGADYVMIESFGTAQHMHDGRPVEPYYTVLTKAMAMEDETILAWGMNGAPLPEMYGAPLRLRTESMHGYKMVKWVRSVSWIHDYKEVGDGMGGTREDSGYQDMDARI, encoded by the coding sequence ATGATGCACCCGATTCTGCAGGCCGCCACGTCCTCGACGGAGCTCGGCTTCCCGTGGTGGCTGCAGGTGACCCACCTGGTCAACTTCTTGTTCCTGGGTCTGCTGGTCCGGTCCGGCTGGGAGATCCTCGCCTCGCACCCGCGGCTCTACTGGCGCAACGACTGCGGGCCGGACACCGAGTGGCTGAAGTTCACCAAGGACAAGGTTCCCTCGGAGATCGGGGCCTTCACCGCACGTGATGACCAGCGCGACCTGCACCCGCTGATCAGTCTCCCGGGCCGGGCCAAGATCGGCATCGGTCGCGCCTGGCACGGGTTGATCACCACCCTGTGGGTGCTCAACGGGCTCATCTACGTGGTGCTGCTGTTCGGCACCGGCCAGTGGCGACGACTGATCCCGACCTCGTGGAGCGTGTTCCCGGAGGCCTGGGACTCGCTGAAGATCTACGCCGGATTCGGGGTCCCCTCGATCGAGCACTTCCAGCCGTACGACGCCCTGCAGCAGCTGATGTACACGTTCGTGGTGTTCGTGCTGGCGCCGCTGATGATCGTCACCGGTCCGGTGATGTCGCCGGCGGTCGTGGGCCGCTACCCGTGGTACCCGAAGCTCTTCGGCGGCCGCCAGGCCGCGCGCTCGCTGCACTTCCTCGGCATGGCGTTCTTCGTGGTGTTCGCGGTCATGCACGTCGCGCTCGTGCTCCTGGTGCACCGCGAGCACAACCTCGTGCACATGATGATGGGCGAGGAGTACGACGCCGCCCTGGTCGGCCAGGCCGTCACCCGGGTGATCGTCGGGGTCGTCGTGGTGGTCGCGCTGTGGATCGCGGCGTCGTACGTCTCGCTGATCGACGTGCGGAAGAGCCAGCGGGTGCTCTACGGCCTGCAGGCGCCGATCAAGAAGCTCGTGCTGAACCCGATGACCTCGCGGCAGCGGGCCCGGCAGGTGTTCACCGAGGACGACATCTCGCCGTTCCACTGGGTCAACACCCGGCCGCCGGACCTGAGCCAGTCGCCGGAGTGGCTCGCGCTGCGCGACGGCGGCTTCCGCGACTTCCGGCTCGAGGTCGGCGGCCTGGTCCGGGAACCGCGGTCCTTCTCGCTCGACGAGCTCAGGGAGATCGCGGCCCAGGACCAGATCACCATGCACACCTGCATGCAGGGCTGGACCGGCATCGCGAAGTGGTCGGGTATCCCGCTGCGTGAGGTGCTCGCCCAGGTCGAGCCGCTCGAAGGCGCCGACTACGTGATGATCGAGTCCTTCGGGACCGCCCAGCACATGCACGACGGACGGCCGGTGGAGCCCTACTACACCGTGCTCACCAAGGCGATGGCGATGGAGGACGAGACGATCCTCGCCTGGGGCATGAACGGTGCGCCGCTGCCCGAGATGTACGGCGCCCCGCTGCGGCTGCGCACCGAGTCCATGCACGGCTACAAGATGGTCAAGTGGGTCCGTTCGGTGTCCTGGATCCATGACTACAAGGAGGTCGGCGACGGGATGGGCGGCACCCGCGAGGACTCCGGCTACCAGGACATGGACGCCAGGATCTGA